In Chaetodon auriga isolate fChaAug3 chromosome 9, fChaAug3.hap1, whole genome shotgun sequence, the genomic window AAGTCAATCTGGAGAATAGGACTCTGTGACTTTGGGCATGTCATGTGTATGATTGAGGTCTCAGTGATCGCTAAAATCTCCACTGGCAAGTTGATAAAAAAGTTGTATACAGCCTCCTGTGAAAAGAGGAAGGACTTCACTACTGCCTTGCTGGCCCTAAAAGACTTCAGATTAGATGTTGCAACCACAGGAGTTTCCTTCCGCGGCAGTTTGTAGATGGCCACACCAGTGGTGGCCAGATGGGTAATAGATGTTTTCAGAACCACATTTACATATTCAGTCAAGTCAGCCCAGTCAATTGATATGTTGGTGAGATAAAGATGAGATGTGTGGATTTGTGCTCTCTCACTCAACTGTTTACTGAGGTCTGTGTAGCCTGCTATCAAATTCAACAACTCCACTTCAGCAAAGAGCGACAGAGCATCAGCAAACAGACCGTGGTCCATTGCTTGATTCCTAGTGAAGGCTATCTGAAACCTCTGAGCATGAACATCCTTCAGACTACCTGCTTCATAATCCAGGTTATCCTCCAGGGAAAGGGTCAGCATACGTAATTTCACTTCAGCAATATTCTTGAAATCCCCCATAGAGATGTTTTTTGCTCCAAGTGCTAATATCTCCAGTTTTACCAGGGAGCTGAACTCACTCCCAAGTGTCATTGTGAGAAACTTGTTGCAGGTCAAATTTAGTACCAGAAGGTTCACTGTGTGGAGCAGGTAGCCCTGACCCGACAGGTTCTTCAGCCTGTTGTGTGACAGGTCTAGATCCTCCAGGAGTGGCGTGTCAAGGAACGTCTCTGGGTGAATCTCCTCCAAAGTGTTCCATGAAATGTTGAGGATCCTCAGGCGAGGGGTGTTTTTGAAGTCACCTCGGTGAAGCTGCTGTATGTGGTTGCATGACAGGTCTAAAAACTCCACCGTCTTTGGCAGGTCTCTCgggacagaggagagatttTTGGATGAGAGGTTGACGATGTGGCCATCAGACGAAGCACTCAGCTGGAGCCCCGCTGACATGGCTGCTGTCCAGACAGCAACGATCACAGCCCTCATCGTTTGCCTGGATAAAAGTAAGGACATAGACATCTATGTTATTATTGATacatacactcagttgccagtttgtTAGGTACAGCTATAGGTAAATCCTCTCTTCATCAAGGTCATATGTTTTTGCTGAAACAGTTTTAGAGAGCTTGATTCAACTTCATGCTCATTTTGAaggatgtagtttgtggtaCAGTTGAACTGCACTGCAATAAACAGAGAGGTGTGTCTTATATTAAGCCTACCTGCATTGATATAAATGGTGTGGACAAAATAGTCTAAACCTGTCTAAAATAGTTtcaacaaaactaaaacattATAACTGTCATAAACTGCCTTTGGTCAGTTGTAAGTTTAAAGTTACATATGCATCCACAGGTCCCccaacacatttaaatacagCCATTCATTTCTTTAAAGCACATTCACCAATCACATTTCAAATACTCATGTGAGCAAATTCGTGAAAGTTTAATGCAAAGTTTCAACTATtatgttttaaaagctttttttgtgcttttctagACTCTTCATTGCTTCCGTCTCTGTGTGTTGACTTGTGTGATCTAAATTTTCTGCTATTTTGGCAACAGTGATAGTTCAATCTGAATAGACCAATGCAAAATCAATTTGGAAGTAGTTTACATAAAATCCTTAATAAATAAAGCTTGCACTAATTCAAAATCCAACCGCCGTACAGTACATAGACAAAGAGTGCACTAACCTGTGGTCCAGTGGATTTTTCAGAACGAGTGATGCAGCTTAATATGCAGTTGATTTGTTGCAGTCCATCATATTTGACTACTTTCGAAGCAGACAGGCTCAATGAAAGGTATCTGTGTTCAGTCTTCGAGTCTGTGAAAATATCTCACTTGCAGAGCTTCAAAATTACTTAAATGgtgaaaaaacatgcaaaaagacaagagacaacAATCTtaacagtcagtctgtctgtcagtcaaacaatCTGTAGATATAAGGGTCTGCCTGCTATTCTCAGACGCAAGCTCTGCTGATgttacagaaaaacaaattatgGTCATTCGTTTCGGTAAAAGATGATCTAGAGAGGATTCAGATATGGAAATGAAAGCAACTCAggcgacttttttttttttttcaatctacATCCTCTTTTCACTTCCCTTTTATTTactggcagtttttttttattgaaggAAGCTCCCATATTTGTTAAGATCCTTGATAAGATTACATAAAATGATTTCAACATGTCGGGAGAGAGACGGTATCTACTCTGTTGTTCTGACTTAAATCTGTTAAGATTTGATTGACTGGCAGTTCTTTATGTGCTCTTATTAGCTGGATTGTGTTTAAAAGATGTCCATCCTCTTTTCAAAATCTTATAAAAGACGCTCAGTTTGATTCATTTACACAAAGAACCAAGAGCATCTTTTTCTATGGTATCATAGCTACCACACTGAGGTCAGTGTGGGTGGTAGATGACCATTTCCTTATTCGATTAACTAAACTCCCATTAATGCCTTGAGGCAGAGTGTATCCTGGACAATTACACTGTTTACTCTAGATGGCTGTAGACACTGCCTTTAATGAAGGAGGCTGAGAAAAGGGCCTTTTTGATGGGCTTTAACCTGTTTTATTATGATTGGGAGGTTTAGTTATATatagtcacacaaacacacgcgcacgcacacttTCCAGCATTGTTGTTACTGCTGTTTCCTTGGGTCAATGACTGTTACTCATAAGGCAAGTGGAGCTAAATTGAATAAGGTCATATGAGCTGGTGTCACTGTTCTCACCTGCCTTGCTTTGATCAAATCTTGGAAGATCACTTGAGGTGCTTAGCAGCTTCTGGCCTGCAGGAGAACAGagaacagcctgtttttcactTCCAGGCTGCACTACATTGAATTGTCCTTCCTTCTTTGTCAATAAATGTCCTCAATATGTGTTGAACATGTGCATTCATATTGAAAAAATGAGATCTGTTTactcaaatgtgaaatgtgtttttcagctcagaCTTAAAAACGTGCGTTGGTGGAGGCAGACTTCAGTGTGAATTACTCGTTGGTCATGGAGCTAAGATCAGAGTACAAGCTAATTATTGACACAAGaatgttcttgtgtgtgtgtgtgtgtgtgtgcgtgtgcgtgtgtgtgtttgtatgtgtatgtatgtgcccTCATAAGCATAGGTCTGTAATATCCTCTTACATGTTGGTCTTTTAAATGTTCTTTATTGTTATATGTTACTGAAGGATGACAGAGAGTTTTTGGAATAACAGGTGAAAATAATTCAGCAGAAACTTCTCAGAGGTACGGTAATACAAGCATGTGTGGATCTGAGTCAACCTTTGTATGTGTGAACATTATGTGGTAGGGAGGGGCTGAGTGGGAACACAAGTACACTATGCTGAGGGAGAGATAGGGAAGACTGACCAGGTTGTCAGATGGATACTGCAGCACCTCGGCTCTTCAGCTGGGATCATTCTCGTCTGTCCCACGCTATCATGGATCTCTTGTGGTCAAGAAGATTTATAATATTGAACAGAGTGACTGCTCTGACTGACACCAGCTACCTCCTTCAAGTGGATTTATGAAACAGGGAAGATTCCTTCATTATGCTGAACCATCTTTCACCCCCCACTTGTCAGTGCCTCTTACTCTCCCTCCTGTTGTTGGAGTGTGGTTGGAACAAAGCAGCCTGTTCTCTTGGGGAGGGCAGGAAGATCTGGCAGCAGCCCAAGCCGGACCCCATCATCCAAGACCAGTCTTTCCTTCACGACACCTTTCCTTCAGGATTCCTTTGGGGTTCGGGGACGTCTGCTTTCCAGACAGAGGGAGCCTGGGATCAGGAGGGGAAAGGCCCGTCTATCTGGGACCATTTCACCCACTCCACTGTCAAATTGGCAACTGAGACTGCTGATGTGGCTAGTGACAGCTACGCTCGCTGGGAAGAAGATGTGGAGGCACTGGAGTATCTCAGTGTAAGATCatactctttctctctctcctggcccAGACTCTTCCCTGACGGCAATGCCAGAGGTCAGCCCAACACGGCTGCTGTGCAGCATTACAGCCGTCTCATAGAGAGGCTTCTGGAAAAGAAAATTGAGCCCATTGTCACTCTCCATCACTGGGACCTACCACAAGTACTGCAGGAGCAATATGGAGGCTGGAAAAACGACACACTGGTGGGACTGTTTGAGGAGTATGCTGCATTTTGTTTCCACACATTTGGGAGTCATGTTAGGTACTGGCTCACCATGCATAATCCATACCTGGTGGCTGTACAGGGGTATGGGACAGGTGTGCACGCTCCTGGAGAAACAGGCGATCCTGCTGGCTCTCTCATTGTGGCCCACAACCTCATCAGGGTAAGTTAGATGTGGTCAGTTGATCTTGGGAACCTGCCTGGGCTGTAAATGACAGAACACAGAGACTTTATCTAATGATACAGACTGTAAACTTTGAACTTCTGCAGCTGTATCAGTTTATGATGGTCAATGACTGTTTGCATCCTCCAAATGATTTTGAGGTCACAAGACAGTGAAGCAAACACAGACCGCACCAATGCTCGAACTTTGTTGCAATCAAGTTAAATCAATGAAGACTATGAAGTTTGATTTAGTGCACTGTAACATGTAACTGGTACAGCCAAGTGCAACACTGCAATGCTCAATTTTGTATCTTCCCGATGTCAAACTGATCATAGCACATTTTTATGATCTGTAAACAGGACACTTTAAGAGACACTGAGGTCAAGGTCCACCACATCAGCACTTTTGTGCTGGAGAGAAACACTGTATGACAGGAAGTCATGGAGATATGCCTCATTAATAATCACTTACAGTTGTACAGTCTAGCACAAATGGTATGTGTACACTGCACAGATAACAAAGCAAATAGCAAATAGCAATTCTCTGGTGCCTTATATATTGCTTTCACGGTTGAGAGCTTATGTCTTCCTATTTGTTTGTTCCTTATTTATGTGTTAGCAGATTATCTCAAGCCCAAACTGAGTCAGAGgaacaaatgatttttttttcttactacTGCTTTCTTGCATTTACAATGCTTAAATGAATATAATCTATTACATGAttgtctctcactgtctttaaTGCAGATCTAACAAATACAAATTCAGAAAATTACGTGACTGCGGTGGAGATATGCGTTCTGTAAATGCTTAAAAGTTTTGCAGTGTTTACAAAGCTCAATAGGCcgttttcacagcagacatttagaCTTGTCATACCAGTAATATTAATGACAGCAGGACAATGAGAGCAtacacaataccaggaccctgaaactgaggtTAAATGGAagtcagccatcattcattttatcatttagtCTTAtgtttttcctactgtgacattcttctgtgaaaaaggcctattgCACTACTGTATCTCTGTTGTAGACTACATTACAGTGCATCATGCTACTGTGTCTGCTATGATTTTCAGGCACACGCCAGAGCATGGCACACCTACGACACTCGCTTCCGTGCAACTCAGAAGGGTAAGGTATCCATCATTTTGGGATCCCACTGGGTTGAGCCTCAGAGAGGCCAAGCCACAGCTGCTAATGTTGAGCGTTGCCAGCAGTCAATAGAGGCTGTCCTTGGCTGGTTTGCCAACCCAATCTTTGGTGATGGGGACTACCCAGTCTCTTTAAAAACCATGCATGGGGCCCTCTTGCCCACATTCTCCCCTGAGGAGAAGCTCTGGGTGCAGACAACAGCTGACTTTTTTGCTCTGTCCTTCGGGCCTAATAATTTCCGTCTGGGCAAGGGTCTGGTCCAGAATGGGCAGACTGTGAGTCCAGACCTCAGGCGCCTCCTGGGCTGGATAAAGCTGGAGTATGGAGACCCATTGGTGCTGGTGGCTGAGGGAAGCTGGTTTTCTGAAGCCAATGTGGAAAAGGAGGACACAGTGGCTATTTACTTGATGAAGAAGTTTATCAACCAGGTGCTGCAAGGTACAGAAGAAGTGCAAAGAGCaaccaaatgaaatgcagacaATGTAATGAAGTCAGGAAAAAAATCTCTCCACTTtttattgctgtgttttcctttataGCTACCAAGCTTGATGGTGTGCAGATATTTGGCTACTCCGCCTGGTCATTGGTGGATGGATTTGAGTGGAATAATGGCTTCACTGTCAGACGAGGCCTTTTCTACATCGACTTCAACCAACCAAACCGAACCAGGACCCCCAAGACCACTGCTCAGTACTATAGGCGTGTTGTTGCTGACAATGGTTTCCCTCGTGGTAAAACCTCCAGCAAGATCAACAGCCATTTCCCCTGCGAATTTCACTGGGGTATTGCTGACTCCACAATGCAGGTAAGAAGAGAGATAAtctgagaagacaaacaaatgattttacagcaaaaaatgctaaatgaatgGCTATATTCCCCTGGTATTCTTTaatgtctctgttttttttttgttttgtaggtCCACTTCTACCCTTTCTCACCACAGTTTACTGACACCCATTTGTATAGGTGGAACCTGACAGGGGATGGATCATTGCATCCAGTCCCAGGGGTGACAGTTCACACCAGACAAGCCCAGTGCACTGACTACTTGGCCATTCGTGATCACCTTCGCCTGTTTGTGTCCACTGGTGCATCTCACTATCGCTTTGCCCTAAACTGGTCTCTGATTTTACCCCAGGGAGACCTCTCTAATGTGAACACTGAAGCTCTGAGGTagagatacacaaacacacaaacatggcctGTCACTATTTCAGTCTTCCCAAATTCAGCCCAATTCAAATTATTGCAACTCTATTCAAAAGTACAGTATAACATAACCTGATACGTACCATAGATTTTGACCAGATACAGATGAATTTTAAGATATCTTTGTGACTACACTACATTAACCCTTTATTCTATATTCTGTTATAACGTATAAAAGGTACTACCGCTGTGTCCTGACCGAGATCAAGAAGCTGGACCTGGAGGCTGTTGTTGTTCTCTACTACcccacacacagagctccacaTCTGGGCTTGCCTGGGCCACTGCATGCCTCTGGTGGTTGGCTCAACCACAGCACAGTGGAGGCCTTTCAGGAATATGCAGCACTGTGCTACCAGCAGCTGGGGTCCTGGGTTCCATACTGGATCACCATCAATGAGCCTAACAGACTGATAGATGTTTATTCTAGTGGGAAAGAGATGCATCAGGCAGCTCATAACCTTCTTCTGGCCCATGCAAAAGCCTGGAGGTTGTATGAGAGGGAATACTCTAGTCAATGGAGAGCTTTGGTGTCACTTGCATTACACGCCGACTGGGCCGAACCTGCAAACCCCTTCCTGGAGTCGcatacagcagctgcacagagatTCCTTTTGTTTGAACTTGGTCGCTTCTTAGACCCATTGCTGGGCACTAGATACAAGGAGAAGCATAACAAGGGGGACTACCCACAAGAAATGAAGGCATACCTGGAGGAGAGAGCTCGCGTACTGGACCTCCCTGGATCCCCTCTTCCAAGCTTTACTgagactgaaagagaggaaCTGAGAGGCGCATTGAGTTTTATCGCACTGAACCATTTTACCACTCGTTTGGTCTCTCCATATCCTCAAACACAAGCCGTTTTTCAGCAGAAAGAACCCCCTGATCATGGCTGTCTGATTCTTTCCGATCCCACCTGGCCCTCCTCCAGTCTGGGGCAGGCTCTTGTACCCTGGGGCCTTCGGAAGATCCTGAACTGGGTGAGCCAGAGATATGGAAGGGCTCTGCCTATCATCATCACAGCCAGCGGGATTGATGACCAGGCTCCTGTGGAGGACAAACT contains:
- the klb gene encoding beta-klotho, encoding MLNHLSPPTCQCLLLSLLLLECGWNKAACSLGEGRKIWQQPKPDPIIQDQSFLHDTFPSGFLWGSGTSAFQTEGAWDQEGKGPSIWDHFTHSTVKLATETADVASDSYARWEEDVEALEYLSVRSYSFSLSWPRLFPDGNARGQPNTAAVQHYSRLIERLLEKKIEPIVTLHHWDLPQVLQEQYGGWKNDTLVGLFEEYAAFCFHTFGSHVRYWLTMHNPYLVAVQGYGTGVHAPGETGDPAGSLIVAHNLIRAHARAWHTYDTRFRATQKGKVSIILGSHWVEPQRGQATAANVERCQQSIEAVLGWFANPIFGDGDYPVSLKTMHGALLPTFSPEEKLWVQTTADFFALSFGPNNFRLGKGLVQNGQTVSPDLRRLLGWIKLEYGDPLVLVAEGSWFSEANVEKEDTVAIYLMKKFINQVLQATKLDGVQIFGYSAWSLVDGFEWNNGFTVRRGLFYIDFNQPNRTRTPKTTAQYYRRVVADNGFPRGKTSSKINSHFPCEFHWGIADSTMQVHFYPFSPQFTDTHLYRWNLTGDGSLHPVPGVTVHTRQAQCTDYLAIRDHLRLFVSTGASHYRFALNWSLILPQGDLSNVNTEALRYYRCVLTEIKKLDLEAVVVLYYPTHRAPHLGLPGPLHASGGWLNHSTVEAFQEYAALCYQQLGSWVPYWITINEPNRLIDVYSSGKEMHQAAHNLLLAHAKAWRLYEREYSSQWRALVSLALHADWAEPANPFLESHTAAAQRFLLFELGRFLDPLLGTRYKEKHNKGDYPQEMKAYLEERARVLDLPGSPLPSFTETEREELRGALSFIALNHFTTRLVSPYPQTQAVFQQKEPPDHGCLILSDPTWPSSSLGQALVPWGLRKILNWVSQRYGRALPIIITASGIDDQAPVEDKLRQHYLRTYLQEAFKAHKLDGVNLQGFYVWRLQDRHVPQFGLFTSAHHQSKAKASIAVYREIITRGGFPEDNTTQTCRVSKLQEPCSVCAWMFKNKAMLVFGGCLLITAVMLVVLVIFVIITKRKQTRGRGRRVNRMNRRRRKEGVPVCSCPPVKC